The following are encoded together in the Rhizobium sp. SSA_523 genome:
- a CDS encoding LysR family transcriptional regulator, whose amino-acid sequence MNDYKALRTFLLAAEKRNFAQVARELDMTPAAVTRAIAALEAELGVQLFVRTTRQVSLTTDGAVFAAQIQPAVKTLEDARREVMNTHKADEGRLRISAPTWFGKTVLPPILSGFKDRFPKMSFEISLSDGLVNIVDDDYDLAIRISSQPSDKFTIWRKIQIVPRILVAAPQSRFAEMQHPGELRPDDCLAYSGESRRENWVLSDGGSSMTISAGRAFSANSGEVLADMAAAGAGVALLPGFNIADHLRDGRLIHVFQGWAPPDLWLTLYYPPYQALPPRIASFSKYFEEQVAAQMVTMR is encoded by the coding sequence ATGAACGATTACAAGGCGCTCCGGACCTTCCTGCTGGCGGCCGAGAAACGGAATTTCGCGCAGGTGGCACGCGAGCTGGACATGACCCCCGCCGCGGTGACGCGTGCCATTGCGGCGCTGGAGGCGGAACTTGGCGTGCAACTGTTCGTACGCACCACGCGCCAGGTCTCGCTGACCACGGATGGCGCAGTCTTCGCTGCCCAGATCCAGCCTGCGGTGAAAACGCTGGAGGATGCGCGCCGCGAGGTGATGAACACCCATAAAGCGGATGAGGGGCGGCTGCGGATCAGCGCGCCGACCTGGTTCGGCAAGACAGTGCTGCCGCCGATCCTGTCGGGATTCAAGGACCGTTTCCCGAAGATGAGCTTCGAGATCTCGTTGTCCGACGGCTTGGTCAACATTGTTGATGATGATTACGACCTCGCGATCCGCATCTCGTCCCAGCCCTCCGACAAGTTCACGATCTGGCGGAAAATACAGATCGTGCCGCGAATCCTGGTGGCGGCACCGCAAAGCCGATTTGCCGAGATGCAGCACCCGGGCGAGTTGAGGCCCGACGACTGCCTTGCCTATAGCGGCGAGAGCCGGCGCGAGAATTGGGTTCTCTCGGATGGCGGCTCAAGCATGACGATCTCGGCAGGGCGGGCCTTCAGTGCCAATAGCGGCGAGGTTCTGGCCGATATGGCGGCAGCCGGAGCCGGCGTTGCCCTGCTTCCCGGCTTCAATATTGCCGATCATCTCCGCGATGGCCGGCTGATCCACGTCTTTCAGGGCTGGGCGCCGCCCGATCTGTGGCTGACGCTATATTACCCGCCCTATCAGGCTCTGCCGCCGCGCATCGCGTCCTTTTCCAAATATTTCGAGGAACAGGTGGCGGCCCAGATGGTCACAATGCGCTGA
- a CDS encoding mannonate dehydratase codes for MYIGTQFRARNDDDYRVMAQLGIRHVNADPEGNPHDWTFDVLSAHREHIESFGLILDMIQLPLSSRVIEDQYSPDILSKGPDRDRQIDSICRLIENAARVGIPAVKYNLNIIGIPRTELEIGRGGSLNEAFRWEKADHDAPPTIAGVIDEDENWARIDYFLERVVPVAEANRVRLACHPHDPYTPPGYRGVTRVLGTVEGLKRFVQMRESPYHGLNFCQGTVGEMLDNPAEEIFDVIRWFGERGKLFNVHFRNIRGGKLSFMETFPEEGDMDMWKSLQTYAEVGYRYMVMPDHVPRIAGTDPENTAFAFTYGYITALLQVLESSRQPST; via the coding sequence ATGTATATCGGTACACAGTTTCGCGCCCGCAATGACGACGACTACCGGGTCATGGCCCAGCTCGGCATCCGCCATGTCAATGCGGATCCGGAGGGCAATCCGCATGACTGGACTTTCGACGTGCTGTCCGCTCACCGCGAACACATTGAAAGCTTCGGCCTTATCCTTGACATGATCCAGCTGCCGCTGAGTTCACGGGTTATCGAAGACCAGTACAGTCCGGACATTCTCAGCAAGGGGCCCGATCGTGACCGGCAGATCGATTCCATCTGCCGCCTCATCGAGAACGCCGCGCGGGTCGGCATTCCGGCCGTCAAATACAATCTGAACATTATCGGCATTCCCCGCACGGAGCTTGAAATCGGCCGCGGCGGTTCGTTGAACGAAGCGTTTCGCTGGGAAAAGGCCGATCATGACGCGCCGCCGACGATTGCGGGGGTGATCGATGAAGACGAGAACTGGGCGCGGATCGATTATTTCCTGGAGCGCGTCGTACCGGTGGCGGAGGCCAACCGGGTGAGGCTCGCCTGTCATCCGCACGATCCTTATACTCCGCCCGGCTATCGCGGCGTGACGCGGGTGCTGGGCACCGTCGAGGGGCTGAAGCGCTTCGTGCAGATGCGGGAGAGCCCCTATCACGGCCTTAATTTCTGCCAGGGGACCGTCGGCGAAATGCTCGATAATCCTGCAGAGGAGATTTTCGACGTCATCCGCTGGTTCGGCGAGCGGGGCAAGCTCTTCAACGTTCATTTCCGCAATATTCGCGGTGGCAAGCTTTCTTTCATGGAGACCTTTCCGGAAGAGGGCGACATGGACATGTGGAAATCCCTCCAGACCTATGCCGAGGTCGGCTATCGCTACATGGTGATGCCCGATCATGTGCCGCGCATCGCCGGAACCGATCCGGAAAACACGGCCTTCGCTTTCACCTACGGCTATATCACGGCCCTCTTGCAGGTGCTGGAGAGTTCGCGCCAGCCCTCGACCTAG
- a CDS encoding gamma-glutamylcyclotransferase, whose amino-acid sequence MSQIPHGKKRPLPAMTLTAELVEKTLKIVEDEGPEPKWTPISDRQLDDLVDRVEREAAGEEIWVFAYGSLMWNPGFAVEDREDATAFGWHRAFALRIERFRANSQAPGVMLALRPGGSCTGLILKLPARTRRQDLRTLLAREIRYAEVSEMVRWVRVRTPGGERRALTFWASKRQSVLTEKIPLDAAAALIAQACGPAGSCAEYLHRTVQDLAERNIVDRNLWLLQDMVAARLRDLPVRPASSRRP is encoded by the coding sequence ATGTCCCAGATCCCGCACGGCAAGAAACGTCCTCTCCCCGCCATGACGCTGACGGCGGAACTGGTGGAGAAGACGCTAAAGATCGTCGAGGACGAGGGACCGGAACCAAAGTGGACGCCCATTTCCGACAGGCAATTGGATGATCTTGTCGACAGGGTCGAGCGGGAAGCGGCCGGGGAGGAGATATGGGTCTTCGCCTATGGTTCGCTGATGTGGAATCCGGGCTTTGCGGTTGAAGACAGAGAGGATGCCACGGCGTTCGGATGGCATCGCGCCTTCGCGCTGAGGATAGAACGGTTTCGGGCCAACTCGCAGGCGCCGGGCGTCATGCTGGCGCTGCGGCCCGGAGGAAGCTGCACAGGCCTGATCCTCAAACTGCCAGCCAGAACCCGCAGGCAGGATCTTCGCACGCTCCTGGCGCGTGAGATCCGCTATGCGGAGGTGAGCGAGATGGTTCGCTGGGTCCGAGTCCGGACGCCCGGCGGAGAGCGCCGGGCCTTGACCTTCTGGGCGAGCAAACGCCAGTCGGTGCTGACGGAGAAGATCCCGCTCGATGCCGCTGCCGCGCTGATTGCGCAGGCCTGCGGGCCGGCCGGATCCTGCGCGGAATATCTGCACCGCACCGTTCAGGATCTCGCGGAGCGGAACATCGTCGATCGAAACCTCTGGCTGCTGCAGGACATGGTTGCAGCCCGGTTGCGGGATCTGCCGGTCCGGCCGGCATCGTCCCGGCGCCCCTGA
- a CDS encoding diguanylate cyclase, whose product MLSKLRLSASAGPIAAAALCAIVVLFIWSEYSNWKSQVYSVEASLAQTAEAIAQHADDVLELSRAPLAAMLTEITGGDSAVTRPDKITALIRRQMLASPTLDSLSYIDASGALAASSARNVKAGLDFSERPYFQYHRSRTFVLPVLGGPIRSKLSGDWIIPVTQRVSKPDGSFGGIVISTVKVGHFINFFRSFEVGRDGTFLLTRGDGLVLARGPLEDSFLGTSIASHELFSVLLKKQTAGAYHYLSPVDGTRRIGGFYQSRVTGLVVLAGASNEYVFETWVSSAKARWIYATLLLIASALVALYWRKQNRMRRDHAALLAAREAEFRMLAEASSDVIARFDEAGLREYVSPSSLDVLGYPPDVLIGRSIYDGLSPEAEQVVRQAAKRLRQGATKDTVLMRHRKPSGEMIWLETALSKLPTTKTTAATRVVAISRDVTRQKDMQDRLDALSNTDELTGLPNRRAFNAKLEQFVKAAERTGDPLSVLMIDADRFKRYNDTYGHVAGDICLQTLSAAIRGCLNRTADFAARFGGEEIVVLLPGTGPEGACMVAERIRQQLWDLDVPHSENEPFDRVTVSIGVATMQNGEPDAGRLIEKADAALYQAKTMGRNRVMCADAGTHSSRRSLQSR is encoded by the coding sequence ATGCTGTCAAAACTCCGACTGTCTGCATCTGCCGGCCCGATCGCTGCGGCCGCGCTGTGTGCGATCGTCGTCTTGTTCATCTGGTCGGAATATTCCAACTGGAAGAGCCAGGTCTACAGCGTGGAGGCGAGCCTCGCCCAGACGGCAGAGGCCATTGCCCAGCATGCGGACGATGTTCTGGAGCTGTCCCGAGCGCCTTTGGCGGCCATGCTCACCGAGATCACGGGCGGTGATAGCGCCGTCACGCGACCGGATAAGATCACCGCGCTGATCCGTCGCCAGATGCTGGCATCGCCGACACTGGATTCTCTCTCTTACATCGATGCAAGCGGCGCCCTTGCCGCCTCCTCGGCCCGCAACGTCAAGGCGGGACTCGACTTCAGCGAGCGGCCGTATTTCCAGTATCACCGATCGAGGACCTTCGTCCTTCCTGTGCTTGGAGGGCCGATCAGGAGCAAATTGTCAGGCGACTGGATCATTCCGGTGACGCAGAGAGTGTCGAAGCCGGACGGCTCCTTCGGCGGGATCGTCATATCCACGGTCAAGGTCGGTCACTTCATCAACTTCTTTCGCAGCTTCGAAGTGGGACGCGACGGCACCTTCCTGTTGACCAGGGGCGATGGGCTGGTTCTCGCGCGCGGTCCCCTGGAGGACAGCTTTCTGGGGACGAGCATTGCCAGCCACGAGTTGTTTTCCGTGTTGCTGAAGAAACAGACCGCGGGCGCCTATCATTATCTGTCGCCGGTCGACGGCACGCGGCGGATCGGCGGCTTCTATCAGAGCCGGGTCACTGGGCTGGTGGTGCTGGCAGGCGCTTCCAACGAATATGTCTTCGAGACCTGGGTGAGCTCGGCCAAGGCGCGCTGGATCTATGCGACCCTGCTCCTGATCGCCAGCGCCCTGGTTGCCCTCTACTGGCGCAAGCAGAACCGCATGCGTCGCGACCATGCCGCCCTTCTGGCGGCACGCGAGGCGGAGTTCCGCATGCTGGCGGAGGCATCAAGCGACGTGATAGCGCGTTTCGATGAAGCCGGCCTGCGCGAATATGTGTCGCCCTCCTCGCTGGACGTGCTTGGCTATCCGCCGGACGTATTGATCGGGCGAAGCATCTATGACGGTCTTTCGCCCGAGGCGGAACAGGTCGTGCGGCAGGCTGCAAAGCGCCTGCGGCAGGGCGCCACGAAAGATACCGTGCTGATGCGCCACCGAAAACCCTCGGGCGAGATGATCTGGCTGGAGACGGCGCTCAGCAAACTGCCGACGACGAAGACGACGGCGGCCACCCGCGTCGTCGCCATTTCCCGGGATGTCACACGTCAAAAGGACATGCAGGATCGCCTCGATGCGCTGTCGAATACGGATGAGTTGACAGGTCTTCCCAATCGACGGGCCTTCAATGCCAAGCTCGAGCAATTCGTCAAGGCGGCGGAGCGGACCGGTGATCCCTTGTCGGTCCTGATGATCGATGCCGATCGGTTCAAGCGCTACAATGATACCTATGGTCATGTCGCAGGCGACATCTGTCTGCAGACCCTTTCGGCCGCCATTCGCGGATGCCTCAACCGCACCGCCGATTTTGCCGCCCGTTTCGGCGGCGAAGAGATCGTCGTGCTGCTGCCGGGAACGGGGCCAGAGGGCGCATGCATGGTCGCCGAGCGCATTCGCCAGCAATTATGGGACCTCGATGTGCCGCATTCGGAAAACGAGCCCTTTGATCGCGTCACCGTCAGCATCGGCGTGGCGACAATGCAGAACGGAGAGCCGGATGCAGGCCGCCTGATTGAAAAGGCCGACGCGGCTCTCTATCAGGCCAAGACCATGGGCCGAAACAGGGTCATGTGCGCCGATGCGGGAACGCATTCCTCTCGCAGGAGCCTTCAGTCCCGTTAG
- a CDS encoding FAD/NAD(P)-binding protein: protein MTSNIAIIGSGPTGIYTLKGLIESEKPVAITIFESEAEPGKGTPYHPDINDRAMLSNIASIELPAICDSLTGWLRAQSDRSLELLGVDRLAIDERTFYPRIVLGEYFQSQFLQLVEAGLARGHSIDIRASHRVADIELHKDDIALTVQSGEGEVLHYLFDHVVLATGHDWPETTEIKPGYFISPWPAPVLKTIPPEKIGILGTSLSGIDALITVATKHGSFLLDEQGDLQYHPLPNTDGFHVTMMSRKGVLPEADFYCEIPYRPLKICTPDAVEELIASRKHGLLDALFELFRAELAESDPDYASDIGLSPLTIESIAPAYFRAREEADPFTWASRNLAEAVANKRNRYTVEWRYAILRMHEVIARAIPHLDEEDLKRFHKYFKTVFVDDYATVPHESIRRLLALHRAGRLDIMALGHDSEIDNDGVERGAVIRKDGETIAFSSFIDATGQHTLSARDIPFPTLKAQGVIRRATTTARGPLEGDGEATVRTGGVDLDDKFRPVFQDDLTNRLYCGSISFLLHKLPFVQGITSARDIGAIISQAILSQAPGPVILPQTAALIRE from the coding sequence ATGACCTCGAATATCGCGATCATCGGGTCCGGCCCTACCGGTATCTACACGCTGAAGGGCTTGATCGAATCCGAAAAACCCGTCGCAATCACCATTTTCGAGAGCGAAGCAGAGCCCGGCAAAGGCACACCCTATCATCCCGACATCAATGATCGGGCCATGCTGTCGAACATTGCCAGCATCGAATTGCCGGCGATCTGCGACAGCCTGACCGGCTGGCTGCGCGCGCAATCGGATCGTAGCCTGGAGCTTCTCGGCGTAGATCGCCTTGCCATCGACGAGCGGACCTTTTATCCACGGATCGTTCTGGGAGAATATTTCCAGTCGCAATTCCTGCAACTGGTCGAAGCCGGCCTCGCGCGCGGACACAGCATCGATATTCGCGCCTCGCACCGGGTCGCCGACATCGAGCTCCACAAGGACGACATCGCCCTGACCGTTCAGTCGGGCGAAGGCGAGGTCTTGCATTATCTCTTCGATCACGTTGTTCTGGCGACGGGTCACGATTGGCCGGAAACCACGGAAATCAAGCCGGGCTACTTCATCTCTCCCTGGCCGGCGCCCGTTCTGAAGACCATCCCGCCGGAGAAGATCGGCATTCTGGGCACCTCGCTGAGCGGCATTGACGCCTTGATCACAGTCGCCACCAAGCATGGATCCTTCCTTCTCGACGAGCAGGGGGATCTCCAATATCACCCGCTGCCGAATACGGACGGTTTCCACGTGACCATGATGTCGCGAAAGGGTGTTCTTCCCGAGGCCGATTTCTATTGCGAGATCCCCTATCGCCCGCTGAAAATCTGCACGCCGGATGCTGTCGAGGAGCTGATCGCCAGTCGCAAGCACGGGCTGCTGGACGCGCTGTTCGAGCTCTTCCGGGCGGAACTGGCTGAAAGCGATCCGGACTATGCCTCTGACATCGGCCTGTCGCCGCTCACCATCGAGAGCATCGCCCCGGCCTATTTCCGGGCGCGCGAGGAGGCCGATCCCTTCACCTGGGCCTCACGCAACCTTGCCGAAGCCGTAGCCAATAAACGCAATCGATATACGGTGGAATGGCGCTATGCCATCCTGCGCATGCACGAAGTGATCGCCCGCGCGATCCCGCATCTCGACGAAGAGGATCTCAAACGGTTTCACAAATATTTCAAGACCGTCTTCGTCGATGATTACGCCACCGTCCCGCATGAATCCATCCGCCGGCTGCTTGCCCTGCACCGGGCGGGCAGGCTCGATATCATGGCGCTCGGCCATGATAGCGAGATCGACAATGACGGGGTGGAAAGGGGCGCCGTCATCCGCAAGGACGGAGAAACGATTGCCTTTTCCTCCTTCATCGACGCAACAGGCCAGCACACGCTCTCGGCCCGCGACATCCCGTTTCCGACCTTGAAGGCTCAGGGTGTCATCCGCAGGGCGACGACCACGGCCAGGGGACCCCTGGAGGGAGACGGGGAGGCGACCGTGCGAACCGGCGGCGTCGATCTTGACGACAAGTTCAGGCCGGTCTTCCAGGATGACCTGACGAACCGTCTGTATTGCGGCTCCATTTCCTTCCTTCTGCACAAGCTTCCCTTTGTACAAGGCATCACAAGCGCAAGGGATATCGGCGCCATCATTTCGCAGGCCATCCTCAGCCAGGCACCCGGCCCGGTCATCCTTCCCCAGACCGCCGCCCTGATCCGCGAATGA
- a CDS encoding MFS transporter, with amino-acid sequence MNTAKTSGGTFAPLAQPVFAVLWAATVLGNTGSFMRDVASSWLMTDLSASPAAVAMVQAAGTLPIFLLAIPAGVLTDILDRRKFLIAVQILLASVSLSLMVLAQTGMLSVSALIGLTFLGGIGAALMGPTWQAIVPELVKREDVKSAVALNSLGINIARSIGPAAGGLLLAGFGAGITYGADVASYFIVIAALVWWPRAKNANDALQENFFGAFRAGLRYTRASRPLHIVLLRAAIFFAFASAVWALLPLVARQLLDGDASFYGVLLGSVGAGAIGGALVMPKLRDRLNADGLLLLAAIVTAAVMGVLAAAPPKWVAIIVLLFLGGAWITALTTLNGAAQSVLPNWVRGRGLAVYLTVFNGAMTAGSLGWGAVGEAVGIQATLVIGAVGLFVAGFIMHRIKLPAGDADMVPSNHWPEPLVAEPIAHDRGPVLILIEYRVEKQHRSAFLHAIDHLSRERRRDGAYGWGVTEDSADPEKIVEWFMVESWAEHLRQHKRVSNADADLQGKVLACHMGPEKPVVRHFLTINRPGAA; translated from the coding sequence ATGAATACCGCAAAGACATCAGGAGGCACATTCGCTCCGCTCGCACAGCCTGTCTTCGCGGTCCTCTGGGCCGCGACAGTCCTCGGCAATACCGGCAGCTTCATGCGCGACGTCGCCAGTTCCTGGCTGATGACGGATCTTTCCGCCTCGCCGGCCGCTGTCGCCATGGTCCAGGCAGCCGGCACCCTGCCGATCTTCCTCCTTGCCATTCCGGCCGGAGTCCTCACGGATATTCTCGACCGCCGGAAATTTCTCATCGCCGTGCAGATCCTGCTCGCCTCGGTCAGCCTGTCGCTGATGGTCCTCGCGCAGACCGGCATGCTCTCGGTCAGCGCGCTGATCGGTCTCACCTTTCTCGGCGGGATTGGTGCGGCTCTGATGGGGCCGACCTGGCAGGCGATCGTGCCGGAACTCGTCAAACGCGAGGATGTAAAGAGCGCCGTGGCGCTCAATTCGCTCGGCATCAACATTGCCCGCTCCATCGGCCCGGCCGCGGGCGGCCTACTTCTGGCAGGCTTCGGCGCGGGCATCACCTATGGCGCGGATGTGGCGAGCTATTTCATCGTCATCGCGGCGCTGGTCTGGTGGCCAAGGGCCAAGAATGCCAACGACGCTCTGCAGGAAAATTTCTTCGGCGCCTTTCGTGCCGGCCTGCGTTATACCCGTGCGAGCAGACCGCTGCATATTGTTCTCCTGCGGGCCGCCATCTTCTTCGCCTTTGCCAGTGCCGTCTGGGCGCTTCTTCCGCTCGTTGCCCGGCAGCTTCTTGATGGCGATGCCAGCTTCTACGGCGTTCTTCTCGGCTCCGTCGGCGCCGGTGCAATCGGAGGGGCACTGGTAATGCCGAAGCTGCGCGATCGGCTCAATGCGGATGGACTGCTTCTTCTGGCTGCAATCGTGACCGCCGCCGTCATGGGCGTCCTTGCCGCGGCTCCGCCGAAATGGGTTGCCATCATCGTCCTGCTGTTTCTGGGCGGCGCCTGGATCACGGCCCTGACGACGCTGAACGGCGCCGCTCAATCCGTCCTGCCGAACTGGGTGCGGGGGCGTGGCCTTGCCGTCTATCTTACGGTGTTCAACGGCGCCATGACCGCCGGTAGCCTCGGCTGGGGTGCCGTCGGCGAGGCTGTCGGCATCCAGGCGACCCTCGTCATCGGCGCTGTCGGCCTGTTCGTTGCAGGCTTCATCATGCATCGCATCAAGCTTCCCGCCGGCGACGCGGACATGGTTCCTTCGAACCACTGGCCGGAACCGCTCGTGGCGGAGCCGATCGCCCATGATCGCGGCCCGGTGCTCATCCTGATCGAATACAGGGTGGAGAAACAGCATCGCAGCGCCTTCCTGCATGCCATCGATCACCTGTCGAGGGAACGTCGGCGCGATGGTGCCTATGGCTGGGGCGTGACCGAAGATTCGGCGGATCCGGAAAAGATTGTCGAATGGTTCATGGTGGAATCCTGGGCGGAGCACCTGCGTCAGCACAAGCGGGTTTCCAATGCCGATGCCGATCTGCAGGGCAAGGTTCTCGCCTGTCACATGGGGCCGGAAAAGCCGGTTGTCCGTCACTTCCTGACGATCAACCGGCCTGGCGCCGCCTGA
- a CDS encoding hydrolase, whose protein sequence is MSKLQVLTPANSQLIFIDQQPQMAFGVQSIDRQTLKNNVVGLAKAARIFDIPTTITTVETQSFSGNTFPELLAVFPENDILERTSMNSWDDQNVRDALAKNAATGRKKIVVSGLWTEVCNTTFALSALHDVADYEIYMVADASGGTSLEAHNRAMDRMVQAGVIPVTWQQVLLEWQRDWAHKETYDAVTTLVKEHSGAYGMGIDYAYTMVHGAEERVKHGKRIGPNPAK, encoded by the coding sequence ATGTCCAAGCTCCAAGTCCTGACCCCCGCCAACAGCCAGCTCATTTTCATCGACCAGCAGCCGCAAATGGCCTTCGGCGTCCAGTCGATCGACCGCCAGACGCTCAAGAACAATGTCGTCGGCCTGGCAAAGGCAGCAAGGATCTTCGACATTCCGACGACGATCACCACGGTCGAGACGCAAAGCTTCTCCGGCAACACCTTCCCTGAACTGCTGGCCGTGTTTCCGGAGAATGACATTCTTGAGCGCACTTCCATGAATTCCTGGGATGACCAGAATGTTCGGGATGCGCTGGCGAAAAACGCGGCGACAGGCCGCAAGAAGATCGTCGTCTCCGGTCTCTGGACCGAGGTCTGCAACACGACCTTCGCTCTTTCGGCGCTTCATGATGTTGCAGACTACGAGATCTACATGGTGGCCGATGCTTCCGGAGGAACTTCGCTCGAAGCCCATAATCGCGCCATGGACCGTATGGTACAGGCTGGCGTGATCCCTGTGACCTGGCAGCAGGTCCTGCTCGAATGGCAGCGCGACTGGGCGCACAAGGAAACCTATGACGCGGTCACCACGCTGGTGAAGGAGCATTCCGGCGCCTATGGCATGGGCATCGACTATGCCTATACCATGGTCCACGGCGCTGAAGAGCGTGTGAAGCACGGCAAGCGGATCGGGCCGAACCCGGCGAAGTAA
- a CDS encoding DoxX family protein has protein sequence MTYQAPIVSPGRSRLARLVRSPVTKTVSLLALCAAYIQGPLTKIFDFNGAMAEMEHFGLHPAAGFAVAVILFELVASAMVVSGLLRWLGALALAGFTLLATLIALRFWEMAPGMDRMMATNAFFEHIGLAGAFVIVAALDLTKETDR, from the coding sequence ATGACCTACCAAGCGCCCATCGTGTCGCCCGGCCGCAGCCGCCTGGCAAGGCTCGTCCGGTCCCCCGTCACGAAGACCGTTTCACTTCTCGCCCTTTGCGCGGCCTATATCCAGGGACCGCTCACCAAGATCTTCGATTTCAATGGCGCGATGGCGGAAATGGAGCATTTTGGCCTTCATCCGGCCGCAGGCTTTGCCGTCGCCGTCATCCTGTTCGAGCTGGTGGCCTCGGCCATGGTGGTGTCCGGCCTGTTGCGCTGGCTCGGCGCACTGGCCCTTGCGGGCTTCACCCTTCTGGCAACGCTCATCGCCCTGCGCTTCTGGGAGATGGCTCCCGGGATGGATCGCATGATGGCGACCAATGCCTTCTTCGAACATATCGGGCTCGCCGGCGCCTTCGTCATCGTTGCCGCGCTTGATCTGACCAAGGAAACCGATCGATGA
- a CDS encoding AraC family transcriptional regulator: MLNSLVERGPFRTTISFPRRREGFHVMATSAGHEVAESPIYDWDGRKRGSTPFSILQYTIGGTGQLRYERRTWRLEGGDAMLITVPHDHRYWVPPGHSWSLFWIAMSGKEVLRLHRTILKSVGPVFKLRPETVDELAGICLSLNSPSLSAARASSDAYRATMAIYDDLINRSESPLDEPDHQAISRVVAYIRSNLHEPLGVDMLAATAGLSRAHFSRSFARTYGLPPSEFVQRERMERAARLLINGELSIKAVSTVCGFDDPNYFAKVFRRSYAISPSAFRTNGMYSAQTGEQRWEQPREQAREERPMPDLSPLRSVEPEDRA, translated from the coding sequence ATGCTGAATTCCCTTGTTGAGAGAGGGCCGTTCCGGACGACGATCTCCTTCCCGCGCAGACGCGAAGGCTTCCATGTCATGGCGACCAGCGCCGGTCATGAAGTGGCCGAAAGCCCTATCTATGACTGGGATGGCCGAAAACGTGGCAGCACGCCCTTCTCCATCCTGCAATATACCATCGGCGGCACCGGCCAGCTCCGTTACGAGCGGCGAACCTGGCGGCTGGAGGGCGGCGACGCCATGCTGATCACCGTGCCGCATGACCATCGCTACTGGGTGCCCCCCGGTCACAGCTGGTCGCTGTTCTGGATTGCCATGAGCGGCAAGGAGGTGCTGCGCCTGCACCGCACCATCCTGAAATCGGTGGGGCCGGTGTTCAAATTGCGTCCCGAGACCGTCGACGAACTGGCAGGCATCTGCCTCTCGCTGAACAGCCCGTCACTCAGCGCCGCACGCGCCTCAAGTGACGCCTACCGTGCGACAATGGCGATCTATGACGATCTCATCAACCGGTCCGAAAGTCCGCTGGACGAGCCCGATCATCAGGCGATCAGCCGAGTTGTCGCCTATATTCGCAGCAATCTGCACGAGCCGCTCGGAGTTGATATGCTTGCTGCGACAGCCGGTCTCAGCCGCGCCCATTTCAGCCGATCCTTTGCCCGAACCTACGGCCTGCCGCCCTCCGAATTTGTCCAGCGAGAACGCATGGAGCGCGCGGCGCGGCTGCTGATCAATGGAGAGCTCAGCATCAAGGCCGTCTCGACCGTCTGCGGTTTTGACGACCCCAATTATTTCGCCAAGGTCTTCCGCCGCTCCTACGCCATCAGCCCCTCGGCCTTTCGAACCAACGGCATGTATTCCGCACAGACGGGAGAACAGAGATGGGAACAGCCAAGGGAACAGGCCCGAGAGGAGCGGCCGATGCCCGATCTTTCGCCTCTCCGATCGGTTGAGCCGGAAGATCGGGCGTGA
- a CDS encoding alpha/beta hydrolase: MAMLTTKDGVEIFFKDWGSKDAQPIVFHHGWPLSSDDWDAQMLYFLSKGYRVVAHDRRGHGRSSQVADGHDMDHYAADAFAVVEHLDLRNAVHIGHSTGGGEVARYVAKHGEPAGRVAKAVLVSAVPPLMLKTEANPEGLPMDVFDGFRSALAANRAQFFRDVPAGPFYGFNRDGAEVHEGVIQNWWRQGMMGGAKAHYDGIKAFSETDQTEDLKAISVPTLVLHGEDDQIVPIADSALKSVKLLKNGTLKTYPGFSHGMLTVNADVLNADLLAFIQA, from the coding sequence ATGGCAATGCTCACCACCAAGGACGGCGTCGAGATCTTCTTCAAGGACTGGGGGAGCAAGGACGCCCAGCCGATCGTTTTCCATCATGGCTGGCCGCTGTCGTCGGATGATTGGGATGCGCAGATGCTGTATTTCCTGTCCAAGGGCTACCGCGTCGTCGCTCATGACCGGCGCGGCCACGGACGCTCGTCACAGGTAGCCGATGGCCATGACATGGATCATTACGCTGCCGATGCGTTTGCGGTTGTCGAGCATCTCGATCTGCGCAATGCGGTGCATATTGGTCACTCCACAGGCGGCGGCGAAGTTGCGCGATACGTGGCAAAGCATGGCGAACCCGCCGGCCGGGTTGCCAAGGCCGTGCTGGTATCGGCGGTTCCGCCATTGATGCTGAAGACGGAGGCCAATCCGGAGGGTCTGCCGATGGACGTCTTCGACGGCTTCCGCTCCGCGCTGGCGGCCAACCGCGCCCAGTTCTTCCGTGATGTACCGGCCGGACCCTTCTACGGCTTCAACCGTGACGGCGCCGAGGTTCATGAAGGTGTCATTCAAAATTGGTGGCGGCAGGGCATGATGGGCGGCGCAAAGGCCCATTACGACGGCATCAAGGCGTTTTCCGAAACAGATCAGACCGAAGATCTGAAAGCCATTTCCGTGCCGACGCTCGTTCTGCATGGCGAGGACGACCAGATCGTTCCCATCGCCGATTCCGCTCTGAAGTCGGTCAAGCTGTTGAAGAACGGCACGCTGAAAACCTATCCCGGCTTCTCGCACGGCATGCTGACAGTCAATGCCGATGTACTGAATGCCGACCTTCTGGCCTTCATCCAGGCCTGA